One Tolypothrix bouteillei VB521301 DNA window includes the following coding sequences:
- a CDS encoding four-carbon acid sugar kinase family protein: MTTKPKIIVLDDDPTGSQTVHSCLLLMHWDVDTLRLGLQDDSPIFFVLTNTRSLPADKAASVTREVCHNLKLAIEAEEIHDFLIVSRSDSTLRGHYPIETDVIAEELGPFDAHFLVPAFFEGGRITRDSVHYLIVNGVPTPVHETEFARDSVFAYQYSYLPKYVEEKTTGRISEESVERFLLADIREGSLERLMQLSQNRCVVVDGETQTDLNRFARDVLAAASQGKRFLFRSAASILTALAELPPQPIAAENMAQYVRGGKPGVALVGSHVKKTTEQLKMLLQEEGTEGIEVDVSQLVNASVDESATLLIKVVDSVKAAHEAHKTPVIYTSRQELTFENVETRLQFGLKVSALLMDIVRHLPSDIGFLISKGGITSNDVLSTGLALTSARLLGQILAGCSMVKTPSDHPQFPDLPVVLFPGNVGDARALATVYQRLKAVSS, from the coding sequence ATGACCACAAAACCAAAAATCATTGTCCTGGATGACGACCCCACAGGTTCTCAAACAGTTCACAGTTGCTTACTGCTCATGCACTGGGATGTAGATACTCTGCGCTTGGGATTACAAGACGATTCCCCGATTTTCTTTGTACTAACTAACACAAGGTCTCTCCCCGCAGATAAAGCAGCGTCGGTGACTCGGGAAGTTTGCCATAACCTGAAGCTAGCTATCGAAGCTGAAGAAATTCATGATTTTCTGATCGTCAGTCGTTCTGATTCCACTTTACGGGGACATTATCCCATTGAAACCGATGTCATTGCTGAAGAACTCGGTCCTTTTGATGCTCATTTCCTTGTACCTGCGTTTTTTGAGGGCGGACGTATCACGCGTGACAGCGTACATTATTTGATCGTCAATGGTGTTCCAACCCCCGTCCATGAAACTGAGTTTGCACGCGATTCAGTTTTTGCCTACCAATATAGTTATTTACCCAAGTACGTAGAAGAAAAGACGACAGGACGTATTAGCGAGGAGTCAGTAGAACGCTTTTTACTTGCGGATATTCGAGAGGGAAGTTTGGAACGCTTGATGCAACTCAGCCAGAATCGGTGTGTGGTTGTAGACGGAGAAACTCAAACAGATCTTAACCGTTTTGCACGAGACGTACTAGCAGCAGCAAGCCAAGGAAAAAGGTTTTTGTTTCGCAGTGCTGCCAGCATTTTAACAGCTTTGGCAGAATTGCCTCCCCAACCTATTGCAGCAGAAAATATGGCACAGTATGTCAGAGGGGGTAAACCGGGCGTAGCGCTCGTAGGCTCACACGTTAAGAAAACAACCGAGCAACTAAAGATGCTCTTGCAAGAAGAAGGAACAGAAGGTATAGAAGTTGATGTTTCCCAACTGGTGAATGCAAGCGTAGATGAATCTGCTACACTGCTAATCAAGGTTGTTGACAGTGTTAAAGCAGCACATGAGGCTCATAAGACACCAGTAATTTATACCAGTCGTCAAGAGCTAACATTTGAAAATGTGGAAACTAGATTGCAATTTGGTCTGAAGGTTTCAGCTTTATTAATGGATATTGTACGGCATCTACCATCAGATATTGGATTTTTAATTAGCAAGGGTGGCATTACTTCTAATGATGTTTTAAGTACTGGTTTAGCTTTGACTTCAGCACGTTTGCTCGGTCAAATTCTAGCTGGTTGTTCAA
- a CDS encoding GTP-binding protein: protein MASTLPLPEPSGGSSSTDNSPQWEEELDSAIFTFEDIQAELNYKQAQTALQNLVNHLDLTPQEQEGLETEIADLETMLGKLERMVVQIAAFGLVGRGKSSLLNALVGQTVFETGPLHGVTRNTQTVDWSFSSEEIGKTEHALRVTLPGIGQSQVQLIDTPGLDEVDGDTRAALAEQIAKQADLILFVISGDMTKVEHEALSQLREVGKPILLVFNKVDQYPEADRMAIYEKIRNERVRELLSPDEIVMAAASPIVRTMVKRPDGTRGVQLRSGTAQIEELKLKILEVLQREGKALVALNTMIFADTVNEQLVQRKLKIRAEAANQLIWKSVMTKAIAIALNPVTVVDFLSGAVIDVALIMGLSKLYSIPMTETGAVNLLKQIALGMGGITASELLANLGLSSLKTLLGLSAPATGGISLGPYLSVALTQAGVAGVSSYAIGQVTKAYLANGASWGASGPKAVIGKILADLDESSILNRIKDELRSKVNLNKV, encoded by the coding sequence ATGGCTTCGACATTACCCCTACCCGAACCTAGCGGTGGTTCATCCAGTACGGATAACTCTCCCCAATGGGAAGAAGAACTAGATAGTGCTATTTTCACCTTTGAAGACATTCAAGCAGAACTCAACTACAAACAAGCACAAACAGCACTACAAAATTTGGTCAACCATCTCGACCTTACCCCTCAAGAACAAGAAGGGCTAGAAACAGAAATTGCTGACTTAGAAACCATGTTGGGAAAACTAGAACGCATGGTCGTTCAAATAGCAGCTTTTGGCTTGGTTGGACGCGGTAAATCCTCTTTACTGAACGCATTGGTAGGACAAACAGTCTTTGAAACAGGTCCCTTACACGGTGTCACGCGCAATACTCAAACAGTAGACTGGAGCTTTTCTTCGGAAGAAATTGGCAAAACAGAACACGCTTTGCGAGTCACTTTACCTGGAATAGGTCAATCTCAAGTCCAATTAATTGACACTCCCGGTTTAGACGAAGTTGATGGTGATACCCGTGCAGCACTAGCAGAACAGATCGCAAAACAAGCGGATTTAATTCTGTTTGTGATTTCCGGTGATATGACCAAAGTCGAACACGAAGCCCTTTCTCAGTTGCGCGAGGTGGGTAAGCCGATTTTGCTGGTGTTTAATAAAGTAGACCAGTACCCAGAAGCAGACCGAATGGCAATTTATGAAAAAATTCGGAATGAGAGGGTAAGAGAACTTCTTTCACCAGATGAAATTGTGATGGCAGCAGCATCGCCCATCGTGAGGACGATGGTTAAACGTCCCGATGGCACTCGTGGCGTACAGTTACGCTCGGGAACTGCTCAAATTGAGGAACTCAAATTGAAAATTTTGGAAGTTTTGCAACGTGAAGGAAAAGCTTTAGTTGCTCTTAACACAATGATTTTTGCTGACACTGTGAACGAACAATTGGTGCAGCGCAAGCTCAAAATTCGTGCTGAAGCCGCCAATCAACTTATTTGGAAGTCAGTCATGACAAAGGCAATTGCGATCGCACTCAATCCGGTCACGGTAGTAGATTTTTTGAGTGGAGCAGTCATTGATGTTGCTCTCATTATGGGTTTATCAAAACTATACAGCATTCCCATGACAGAAACAGGCGCGGTCAACTTACTCAAACAAATTGCCTTGGGGATGGGTGGCATTACGGCGAGCGAATTACTGGCAAACTTGGGTTTAAGTTCCCTCAAAACACTGCTTGGACTATCTGCACCTGCAACTGGTGGTATTTCCCTCGGTCCCTATTTATCTGTAGCTTTAACGCAAGCAGGGGTTGCAGGTGTTTCTTCTTACGCCATAGGGCAAGTCACCAAAGCATATTTAGCTAATGGAGCATCATGGGGAGCGAGCGGACCTAAAGCTGTGATTGGGAAAATTTTGGCAGACCTTGATGAAAGTTCTATCCTCAACCGAATCAAGGATGAATTACGCAGTAAGGTAAACTTAAATAAAGTATAA
- the tpiA gene encoding triose-phosphate isomerase yields the protein MRKIVIAGNWKMYKTQAESEDFLRGFLPALDATPDEREVVLCVPFTDLSALSKNLHGSRVQLGAQNIHWEEFGAYTGEISGPMLAEIGVRYVVVGHSERRQYFGETDETVNLRLKAAQRFGLTPILCVGETKQQRDAGETESLITNQIKTDLVDVNQENLVIAYEPIWAIGTGDTCECKEANRVTGLIRSLLSNPDVPIQYGGSVKPNLIDEIMAEPEIDGVLVGGASLEPASFARIVNYQ from the coding sequence GTGCGAAAAATAGTTATTGCCGGTAACTGGAAAATGTATAAAACCCAGGCAGAATCCGAAGATTTTTTAAGAGGATTCTTGCCTGCTTTGGACGCAACCCCTGATGAGCGAGAAGTGGTTTTGTGCGTCCCCTTCACTGACTTAAGCGCTTTGTCTAAAAATTTACATGGCAGTCGAGTACAATTGGGGGCGCAAAATATCCACTGGGAGGAATTTGGAGCCTACACGGGTGAAATCTCCGGACCTATGCTGGCTGAAATTGGGGTACGTTATGTTGTTGTCGGTCATAGCGAACGGCGACAATATTTTGGGGAAACGGATGAAACCGTTAATCTCCGCCTTAAAGCAGCTCAACGCTTTGGTTTAACCCCAATTCTTTGTGTGGGTGAAACCAAACAACAACGAGATGCGGGGGAAACAGAATCGCTGATTACGAACCAAATAAAAACAGATTTGGTGGATGTGAATCAGGAGAATTTGGTGATTGCTTATGAACCCATTTGGGCGATCGGCACTGGCGATACTTGTGAATGCAAGGAAGCCAATCGTGTCACAGGCTTAATTCGCAGCTTGTTGAGCAATCCTGATGTACCAATTCAGTATGGCGGCTCTGTAAAGCCAAATCTTATCGATGAAATCATGGCTGAACCGGAGATTGATGGGGTTTTAGTGGGGGGAGCAAGTCTTGAACCCGCAAGCTTTGCTCGAATTGTTAACTATCAGTAA
- the iscB gene encoding RNA-guided endonuclease IscB, which yields MSNYVFLIDKNKTPLNPVHPAQARKLLDSGKAAVFRRYPFTLILKRVIENPNVYPLILKIDPGSKFTGIALVTNQGNVIWGMELQHRGQQIKDALEHRRAVRRGRRSRNTRYRQARFLNRKRPDGWLAPSLRHRVITSETWVKRLQKFAPIGSIVQELVKFDTQAIQNPEISGAEYQQGTLHGYECREYLLEKWNRQCAYCGIKDVPLEIEHIQPKSACGSDRISNLCLACHKCNQRKGSKDIQEFLKGKPDVLNRVLRQAKTPLKDAACVNSTRWSLLNTLKQTGLPVKTGTGGQTKFNRIRFDLPKAHWIDAACVGECSAVDGFPVAGNCRTRKGIVETIKLVTTKILKVRATGFGGRQRCQTDQFGYPQKHRPLRPILGFSTGDIVRASVPKGKYAGTFTARVCPMSHGYGEFVIDKKRRSIKLNYLTPVHRRDGYDYA from the coding sequence ATGTCAAACTACGTTTTTCTTATCGACAAAAACAAAACTCCACTGAACCCAGTACATCCAGCACAAGCACGGAAATTATTAGATTCTGGTAAAGCTGCTGTGTTTCGTAGATATCCATTTACTTTGATACTCAAACGAGTCATTGAAAATCCAAATGTATACCCTCTCATTCTCAAAATAGATCCAGGCTCGAAATTTACGGGTATCGCTTTGGTTACTAACCAAGGAAACGTCATTTGGGGAATGGAGTTGCAGCACCGTGGTCAACAAATCAAAGATGCTCTAGAACATCGTAGAGCAGTGCGTAGAGGACGTAGAAGTCGTAATACCAGGTACCGGCAAGCCAGATTTCTTAATCGCAAACGCCCTGATGGATGGTTGGCTCCATCTTTGAGGCATCGTGTTATTACCAGCGAAACTTGGGTAAAGCGTCTTCAAAAGTTCGCGCCAATTGGTTCCATCGTTCAGGAGTTAGTGAAGTTTGATACTCAAGCAATTCAAAATCCAGAGATCTCTGGGGCGGAATACCAGCAGGGGACTTTGCATGGTTATGAATGTCGTGAATATCTCTTAGAAAAGTGGAATCGTCAGTGCGCTTATTGCGGAATCAAAGATGTTCCGTTAGAGATTGAGCATATTCAACCAAAGTCGGCATGTGGTTCAGACCGGATATCTAATCTTTGCTTAGCTTGTCACAAGTGCAATCAGCGTAAAGGCAGCAAAGATATTCAAGAATTTCTCAAAGGTAAGCCAGATGTCCTAAATCGAGTATTGCGACAAGCTAAAACACCGCTAAAAGATGCTGCTTGTGTAAATTCAACAAGGTGGTCACTGCTCAACACTCTTAAACAGACAGGATTGCCAGTTAAAACAGGAACTGGAGGTCAAACCAAGTTCAACCGGATTCGATTTGACTTACCAAAAGCACACTGGATTGATGCAGCCTGTGTTGGTGAGTGCAGTGCTGTAGACGGGTTTCCCGTCGCAGGCAACTGCCGAACCCGTAAGGGTATCGTCGAAACCATCAAACTTGTTACCACTAAAATTTTGAAGGTAAGAGCAACTGGTTTTGGTGGTAGACAGCGATGTCAGACAGATCAGTTTGGTTATCCACAAAAACATCGTCCATTACGTCCAATACTTGGTTTTTCAACTGGTGACATTGTTCGTGCCTCGGTTCCAAAAGGTAAGTACGCCGGGACTTTCACGGCGCGAGTCTGTCCTATGTCGCATGGTTACGGTGAGTTTGTTATTGACAAGAAACGGAGGTCAATTAAGTTGAACTACTTAACGCCTGTTCACAGAAGGGACGGTTACGACTACGCGTGA